The nucleotide sequence GCTCCTGCGCGCGGACGGAAGAGCGTGGCCTGTCTGGCTGTCTCCCATGCAGGCGCGGGAGGTGGAAGATGAAGCTGATGAGTGGGGCCTACCTGACAGCGACATGTGTTGCGGGACCCGGCTGTCGGAGATGGAGAGAGAGGAGCAAGGCAGGGGTAGAAGGACATTTCACGTGCCCATGTTGACTAGCGCCAGCGTGTCGGGCTGGCGTGGTCACATGCGCAAATGTGGTAAATTAAGAACTTAAACTTCTCTCGTATGGTAAAATTGTAAGTGTCATTCTAAGAGTGATAATCGGATGAGCAGCAATCTTAataatggtaaaaatataaaagcCCGCACGGGAGAAGTTGGGGGAGGTTGCGTTGGCTGGGTGAGTTGGGCTGCATTCTACTGGGCCTCGGGTACAACTGGGAGAGTTGGGCCTCACAAGCGTCTCGCTTTTCCCTTTTCCATCCGAAGTGGCGGCTTCCACTGCAAGGAGCCGCGAAGACGGGCAGCGGCACAACGACAGTTgcctgccaccgccgccgctccaACGCCCGCGCTCGTTTCGTTTTGGCGTTCGTCGGCCGCCGCCTCGATGGCAGGACGAgggtcccgccgccgccgctgtcgccgcCGCAAGAGCACGATCAAGCAAGGAGGGAACGGCGACGGCGAAGCGCACTGCCCGCCGCACCCCGGATTCGTTTGCGGGGCAATGGAGGAGGACGCGGAAGGAGCCGCCCACAGAGTTCCCCTCGCCCCCTGCCCCTCGCGCCGCGTGCTCTCCTTCCTGGGTCTGGGCGGGACGAAGGAGGAGGGGAGCGCGGAAGGAGGCGCGCCTAGTAAGATCCTCAAGGGCCCTGCGGCGGTCCCGGCCTCGACGACGACGAGCATCCCCCGCGCGTCCGATCTGGAGACCCTCCTGCGCGTGAGGAAGCTGACCCTCATCCTGGACCTGGACCACACGCTGCTCAACTCCACGGGGCTCGACGACCTCTCCCCCGCCGAGCAAACCAACGGGCTCACGCGGCACGCCAAGGGTGACCCCACCGCCGGCCTCTTCCGGTTGGGCCTCGCCCACTTTCGCATGCTCACCAAGCTGCGCCCGTTCGCGCGGGGCTTCCTGGAGCAAGCCAGCGCCATGTTCGAGATGTCCGTATACACCCTTGGCGATCGGAGCTACGCGAGGGCGGTCGTGAAGCTGCTGGACCCGGACGGCGCCTACTTCGGCGGCCGTGTCGTGTCCAGCGACGAGTCCACCAGGCGGGACAGGAAGAGCCTCGACGTCGTCCCGGGCGCCGAGGCCGCCGCTGTGGTGATCCTCGACGACTCAAGCCACGTCTGGCCGGAGCACCAGGAGAACCTGATCCTGATGGACAGGTACCTCTACTTCGCCGATAGCTGCCGGACGTTCGGCTACGGGGTGAGCTCCCTAGCAGAGCTGAGGCGCGACGAGCGCGAACAGGACGGCGCGCTGGCCGTGGCGCTCCAGGTCCTGACGCGCGTCCACCAGGGGTTCTTCGATTCCGTCCTCGGCGGCCGGTGCTCCGACGTCAGGGAGGTGATCAGGGCCGTGCGGCGCGAGGTGCTGCGCGGCTGCACGGTGGCGTTCAGCCGGGTCATCCCTCTCGAGGACGTCGCCGGGAATCACCCCATGTGGAAGCTAGCCGAGCAGCTGGGCGCCGTCTGCGCGTCCGACGCGGACGCCACGGTCACCCATGTTGTCGCGCTGGATCCAGGGACTGACAAGGCGCGGTGGGCGCGGGACAACGGCAAGTTTCTGGTCAGCCCGAAGTGGATCATGGCGGCAAGCTTCCGGTGGTGCCGGCCGTGCGAGCAAGATTTCCCAGTCACCCGTGGCCATGGACGTTGAATATTTACTGCGGGATGGTGTCGCTGTCATCAAGACTTCATGCCTCGGATCGTTGAGATTGCCTGCACTTAATAGTTTCGATTCACTAACCTAACCTGGTCGTGAAAGCTCTGTGGCTCATCGATTCACTTAGGTCAGGTACTGTTGGAAAATTGAGTACTAACATGTACTTGAAGGATCGTCTATTCATAGTTCAGGATAATGAAGAAACTCTGTAATCTATTCAATTACTCTCATCAGATATTCATTTACTGTATGTGATGTTTTTTAATCACTGTTTGTGATGTTGATGTTCTATGTCAGTGATATTGTGTGACAGATTGAGAGGTTAAAGAACATGACATACTGTCATACTGCGATGATGTAGGCAGATGACTATGCATGTACTTGCACTTCACTGCATGTCTGCAACAGGATGAAACACATATTATCTTTACagatagaaaaaaaaataacaaGGGTGAACATGATTAGCCTGCATCAGTTACCTGCCCCGTACTGCTGCTGTATGTCTTAGCATACTTACGTGTTTTGCTTATGCTTGGCTTTGGCACTGATGGTCTTCAGGTCTTGGTACGCATCCTAGTTCATTTGTTGCCAAAAGACTAAAATACATGTCAAAGTTGCACTTTCAGCTACGGATTACATCCTGGTTCATTTGTGTCCAAAAGACTAAAATACATGTCAAAGTTGCACTTTCAACTATGAATTCGAATTTCGATTTATTAGAAACAAACAGTCTGGCATGAAAGACAAAACTTCATATCTAAATATCCTACATTCCTACTCTAAGCCACTGTCAGTGATGACATAAGGTAATTCCGTTGAACCTATGTGTTGCCTTTGCATTCCCATCCAGCATCCACCTCCTCGGTTGGCCTGACTCACTCGTTGTCCGTCTTGGAGCAATGGAGCACCGAGCACCTAACCCTCCTGGCGAGCAGGTGGCTGTTCGGACCAAAGGACAACTCCATCTCCTCTCCCAGTGCAGCTACCCAAAACCTGTGCTTCATGCAGATGCCTCATTGTGACTAATCTGCAGAACCTCTGTTCAGGTACTGTCAAGTGTTCAGAATAGGGAATCTGATAATGTAGGGCATCCAGTTACTGCCAATGGTGCAGGGCACTCTCTATCTGAGTTAAAGTGCAAGACATTGGAATTTGGAAGGTTCTAATGTGGCATAATgtgatggtgtcaatcaaatATATCGAAGAAATCCCTTGCATTAACATGTTGTATTGTTGTTCTGTCTTAATTTCTTCAGATaactgcatgtatagtttatgCTCCACTTTGGGCACTGATGTACTTGAGATAATCGGTCGTCCATATTCAAATTTAAAATAGTAGAGTTACACTAACACATCTAAATATCCAcaaacaaaaatttgcatagGCATTTCAACTACATAAGAAGCATCATGTCTCTATTCCATATGAAATCCATGACTAGATATATACGTGGGTCCTACGTTGAAAGCCGAACCTTAGAATTAACGTAATGCTACGATTAGGGCGTCCGTCTGGGCGTGTGAGTCCGGTCGCCCACATTCCCGGCCCTGCGCAGCGATTGGACCCAACAGGCAATCGGCATGTTTTCCCTCTACTCTCTCCTCCATCTCTACCCCATGACAGAACCCCCACCAACAGAAATCCCTACTCGCTTCGCTCGTCGTGGCTTCACCGCATCGGGCGCCCGCCCCACTCCACCTCGCCGTTGCGCGCTGCGGCGCCCCCATCTCGCTCCGTGCCGCGTctgccgccgcgccgcgcccacACCTTCTACAGAACCTCGTCGACGCCGGCGTGGTCGACGAGTCGACGTCTTTCGGTGGCACGGGGGACGACAACGACGACCTCCTCTGGGCGCTCATCAACGCAGACATCCCTTGGCGGGGAACTCGACCTCGACGTGTGGAAGCTCCTGGGCGTCGTGGTGCTCTCCTTTGCCGACGTGCCCGCGCTCCTCGGGTACTTGCAAACCTGTGGAGGATGAAGCTAGCAAGGAGGGATAGAGCGATTGCGGATGCTTGGATTGGTGTGTTTTCAGCTATGTAATAGGAACCTTGtgcattctctctctctctctctctctctctctctctctctctctctctctctctctctctctctctctctctctctctctctctgaaaaATGATCCCAATCAAAGATGTACATTGTAACCTGTAAACAATAACTGTCCCAAGGCAGTGGCTGAGCAATACAAATTCAAGTGGTgagcccccccccctccccctccccccttgACCTTAAAAAAACATTTacgcagcttatgttgcaagtgttttagatgtttcgtctggatgttgcaagtgtttcatctggatgttgcaaaaatagattgtGATGTTGCacgtgttgcaatggctatacacatatgtttcaagtgtatgctCCAAATGTATCATCTGTTTTCCAGACTTTTGTTGCAAGAGTTTGCTGCAGCTGCTTGAGCACCGTGCATGCGTGTGGGGGAGCGAAGGGATGGAGCGCTCGGCACTGGGCGCGGGAAGCGGAGGGCGATAGCAGCAGGGGCGTAGGCGGTCCTACGTGGCTTGTGGGTGTGGCAAGCAGAGGGGGCGTGGGCGTCCGGACACATGCACGAAGTGGGGGTTGCAGTTTCCTGGGAGCAACAGACACCAACGTCGGGCCCAGAAACGGACTGCAGCCACGGACGTCCATCTGGACGTTTGAGCGCTAGCACTACCTAAAAACTAAAAACCGAACGTCTACGACTTAAAATTTTAGCAAAACCAACTAAAATTTGCTGGGATGACTCAGTATGATTATCGGTTGCTTTTATGCAAATTGGTGTTTCTAGATACATATATGATCCCCGCGTTGAAAACCGGACTTTAGAATTAAAACATCACATTCACACTATAAAATTTTAGCTAAACCAACTAAACTCTCGCTACAGATGACTCAGTATGATTGCCGCTACTATGTACATATCAATTTTATGATAGATATATACGCGAGCCCCATGTCGAAAGCTAGAGGCCAAATTTTATCCGAGCCTCGTTTatatttgttggagatgactcaGTACGCGCCTTAAAATTTTAGTAAAATTGACTGAAAGTTGCTGGAGACGACTCGGTATGAGTACGATTATCCGCCACTTTTTGCACATTAGACGCAGCCCCACATCATAAACTTGAAACTGCACATTTGAACTACTCTACCGCTTTTAAGTCACaaaaaatctaatgaacatagGATTTTTTTAAATTAATCTCTAATACTCCCTTTATCTAtaaataaatagatttctagaaTTGTCTTAagtcatttttttttaaattttccctaaatttctagaaaaaaatgTAAAGATTTATGGCatcaaattaatatcattagatatacTATAGAATACATTTTCATAATATGCTCAATTGATCTTATAGATGTTATTACTCTTttttataaagttagtcaaatcgaagatagtttgacttgcatatattctagaaactgATTTATTTGAAGATGGAGGAAGTAAATTCTGGATATTATTGGACAGAATATTTAACTATTTGCTATTCTTATGGTTGGCACTCGCTCACTTGCTAAGTTTAGTCTTGATTCTACGAAATTGCCACCTGATTAGCTAACATTGCAACATTTTCACCATTTTTAAAACATGGCACGCCATCTCACCTCTTCGATGTGGAGAGTCCGTGCAAAATGACCGTCTCGTGCCTCTGCCTTTTCAGTCCATTGCGCCGGCCCTTCTTCGACGCCGCGACTGCCATTCGGGATGGCATGGCTACCTCCGCCCCCACCGGCGAGGAGCTCATCGTCGCTTGCAAAGCCAGCAGCATCGAGGGCCCCCGATAGGTACTTGTCCGCCGTGGCCACGCAGATGGGCCACTCACTACGGGAACCTCCCAGAGCTCGACGTCGATGTCCAGGAAGATGCGGTAGAGGGTAGAGTTCGAGCTCCTTGTCGTCCATGTACGTCGTCCGGAAGTCGTCGTGGCCGATATGCAGTCGTCATGGTGGGTCGCAGGCGCCCAGAGCAGCGCGTGCTAGGCCTTCTGGACGTGCGGGGCCCACACGCTGCCGACGATGACGACTCATGGCACTGGCAGGAGTTCAACTGGGTGGCCAGGAACGCCGAGTCTGGGGCATGGGCCTGCGGATACCCGCCGTAGCCAGGTTCCTGCGGCGACGGCGGACGTACAGGATGGGAATGGCCGAGCGAGTGCTTTATGGCAAGGCCGGTGGCCCTGTTGACGAGCGCGAACGCCGGCTGGCCCTTTGCGTCCTTCACCCTCGTGCTGTGCCTCATGTCCGTGTACCGGTGCTGCACATCAGCACATACATGTACGTACCTGTACGTTACACACAGGCCACGGAGTCAAGCAAGCACACCAGATCGATGACTAGAATTGAGCTACCAAAATCACCAACAAGATCGATTGATGTGAGAGACCGAGCGAGGGAGAGCATCCCTGGAACTCGTCGCGAGGGTTGGTGGGCGCGAGGACGACGACGTCGTGGCGCACGGTGAGGCAGTACACCTTGTCCGCGCGGTAGAAGATCCTGAACAGCGTCTGCTCCTGCGGCGGCGCGCAGCCTGGTGCCTGTCGTGGCAGAAGCTGAAGCCTCGGGTGGCACCGCGGCGTGGACGCGCATGGGACGAGGCTGGCCACGATCAGCGCGTGGTGATTCCGCGTGGTCGAGGCCGGCCCCGCCCCTCGGCGTCGAAGAAGCCGAGGGCGCCAAGGATCTGCGACTCCTGCTTCGCCTCCGTGTCCCACAGGCCGCAGCGCCAGCTGCACATGTTCCATCGTCGCCGCAGGCCCCGCTGCACGCGCTGCGTTGCCGCACCATCTCGCTCCCCTCGATGTCGCCGTCACGGCGTGTTGAGCCGTGGCGGACGGAGACGCCACGGTGGTCACCGTGGTTGGCTGGTTGCCGCTGGGCGAGGCTCCTCCACGGCCTGGACCGCGGCGCCGTACGTACATGGCTCCGGCGGCAGCGATGCCCAGGCCACCTCACACTCCTTTTCCTCCCCGCCACGCGTACCTTGGCCGGCCGCCGATCTTGACGAGCACTCACCCACGGTGGAGAGGTCGATGTGCACGGCGCAGGGCGTGCTGATGACTGTGCTGGAGGACGTGATGGCAAGGCCAGGCGAAGAAGATGACCCGACCGTGAGGGGCACTTGGCAGCGTCAGCGGCGAGGGAGGTCCGTGAGCGCGGCGAGCGTGGCGAGCGAGTGCTGCAGCGTACTCGCCAGAGTCGGCACAGTGAACTGAAACAGAAAGAAGCAGGACCACGATGATCGTTCTGCAGCTCTGTCCACACTGAAGAGGTGAGCTGGATGTCACGACCAGGCCTCCGGCTGCTCTTCGTGGACTGGGCCGCGGTCCGTTTTATTGTAAGACTGAACTCATATATTCGCCGCGTGGGTGGTTGGGAGGACAGCGAATAAGAAAAACCTAGTTCCGAATCCTCTCCGTCTTTCTGTTACCTGCTCGAGGCGGCGCCATCGCCGTGCTCCCCAGCCGCACGTGCACGCCGGCAACCTATCCATCTGGTTGGAGCGtgacatttggtatcagagcctcccGATCCGTCGTCGATACTGGATCTGTAAAATCCCGTCGCTGACGGTTGGATCCAGAGTTGTCGTGCGGTATACACCGGATTttcccatcgccgccgccgccgattcgtTTTCGTCGCCGTTCAGTTCGtccaccacctccttcccctacctagcgcgccataAGGAATTTACTCTTAGTGATGGTGTGATCAAATACAAAAACAGAATCTGGTTGGGGAACCATAAGGAAGCACAACAAGCTGTTTTATTGGCTCTTCACTCTAGTGGCTTGGGAGGACACACTGGCATTACAACCACATATCACAAGGTAAAATCACTGTTTGCCTGGCCACACATGAAGCAGTCTATCACAGATTACATTAATGCTTGTGAGGTATGTGCCCAAGCTAAACCTGAACACTGCAAATTACCTGGTTTATTGCAACCACTACCTGTTCCTACCCATGCTTGGCACACCATTAGTCTAGATTTCATTGAGGGCTTGTCTAAATCCAAAAGTTTTGACACTATCCTTGTTGTCATTGACAAACTCACAAAATATGCACACTTTATTTGTTTAGCCCACCCCTATACTGCCTTATCTGTAGCCCAAGCCTTCTTGGCCCATGTGTACAAACTGCATGGTTTGCCTTCCatcatcatctctgatagagataAAATCTTCACTAGTGCCCTTTGGCAGGAATTATTCAGGCTCACAAAAACAACACTTAATAtgagttctgcctatcatccacaaaccgacGGCCAAACCGAACGATTGAATCAATGCCTTGAAACCTATCTTCGCTGCATGGTGCATTCCTATCCCTAGAAGTGGGCACAATGGATTCCATTGGCTGAGTTTTGGTATAACACGACCTATCATTCCGCACATGGACACACAccctttgaagccttgtatggtcatCCACCTAAACACTTCGGCATCACAGCCACTGACACTTGCACAGTTCTGATCTAGATGACTGGCTTCAGTCCAGAAATACTATGATGCAGCACATCCAACAGAATCTAGCTCGGGCACAGCAGCGTATGCAACATCAGGCAGATAAGCATCGCCAAGAAAGAACTTTTGCTGTGGGCGATTGGGTCTATGTCAAGCTGCAACCACATATACAACAATCTGTTGGCCGTCGTACCAACCAAAAGCTCAGCTACTTCGGACCATATCTGGTGCTCCAAACCGTCGGTAAAGTAGCATACAAGCTTCAGTTACCTGCCAATAGTCAAATTCATCCTGTTTTGCATGTCTCACAGCTCAAGAAGGCTTTACCTCCGAACACCAGTTTGTCTACTGATGATGAGCTTCAGCTTCTCTACATGCTGGAAGGTCTTCCACCATCCCAGGTACTGGATCAGCGGCTTCATCTGGTGGGTCACCGGGTGGTACCGGTTGCTTTGTTGCAGCGTGAGTCTTGTCCAGTACATTGGGCTACCTGGGAGCGTGCTATTGATGTACCATCCTCACTGCTGCAGCCAGCTGCTTCTGCATCGCGAGGGCGCGTTGCTACTTAAGGAGGGGGAGATGTC is from Miscanthus floridulus cultivar M001 chromosome 7, ASM1932011v1, whole genome shotgun sequence and encodes:
- the LOC136464699 gene encoding RNA polymerase II C-terminal domain phosphatase-like 4: MAGRGSRRRRCRRRKSTIKQGGNGDGEAHCPPHPGFVCGAMEEDAEGAAHRVPLAPCPSRRVLSFLGLGGTKEEGSAEGGAPSKILKGPAAVPASTTTSIPRASDLETLLRVRKLTLILDLDHTLLNSTGLDDLSPAEQTNGLTRHAKGDPTAGLFRLGLAHFRMLTKLRPFARGFLEQASAMFEMSVYTLGDRSYARAVVKLLDPDGAYFGGRVVSSDESTRRDRKSLDVVPGAEAAAVVILDDSSHVWPEHQENLILMDRYLYFADSCRTFGYGVSSLAELRRDEREQDGALAVALQVLTRVHQGFFDSVLGGRCSDVREVIRAVRREVLRGCTVAFSRVIPLEDVAGNHPMWKLAEQLGAVCASDADATVTHVVALDPGTDKARWARDNGKFLVSPKWIMAASFRWCRPCEQDFPVTRGHGR